One window from the genome of Nicotiana sylvestris chromosome 9, ASM39365v2, whole genome shotgun sequence encodes:
- the LOC138878332 gene encoding uncharacterized protein: MAAEPEPKPKPERPAKRPRVQAFDDKIQERLAWGEMEKKYQAEIHALKEKLRNMKFNNDLQAQEAEGERRKLAQENEALRAQVRKMRIEIKNPGRSRKDEKLVYNLTQKVRDFEDDLQKTEAELADA, from the exons ATGGCTGCTG AGCCAGAGCCTAAGCCCAAGCCCGAGAGGCCTGCCAAGAGACCTCGTGTTCAAGCTTTTGACGACAAAATCCAAGAAAGGTTGGCCTGGGGAGAAATGGAGAAGAAATATCAAGCCGAGATTCACGCCTTGAAAGAGAAGCTGAGAAACATGAAATTCAACAATGATCtccaagcacaagaagccgaaggtgAAAGAAGAAAGTTGGCCCAAGAGAATGAAGCTCTCAGAGCCCAAGTTCGAAAAATGAGAATAGAAATTAAGAACCCAGGCAGGAGCAGAAAAGACGAAAAGCTCGTCTACAACCTTACGCAAAAAGTGCGTGATTTTGAGGATGATTTGCAAAAGACTGAAGCGGAGCTAGCAGATGCCTAA